From the genome of Gracilibacillus salitolerans, one region includes:
- a CDS encoding DUF1128 domain-containing protein: MSLEKKSEENLAYIIHEMGRMLQVVNDSIMDPKDYDINNYDELKSLYDLLKQKGRLTVAETQAFIAELREYRK; encoded by the coding sequence TTGAGTTTAGAAAAAAAATCCGAGGAAAATTTAGCGTATATTATTCATGAGATGGGCAGAATGCTACAAGTTGTCAATGATTCAATTATGGATCCAAAAGATTATGATATTAATAATTATGACGAACTAAAATCTCTTTATGATCTATTGAAACAAAAAGGCAGACTAACCGTTGCTGAAACACAAGCATTTATCGCAGAGCTTAGAGAATACCGAAAATAA
- a CDS encoding methyl-accepting chemotaxis protein, which translates to MDNINDKVRTTSKTVQLLNNRSKEIDGIVSLITDISSQTNLLALNAAIEAARAGEHGKGFAVVADEVRKLSEQTVDSAGQIATLVHSIQQETDTSVDSMNHVMEEVENGQQIVRETGKIFGDIHSSIGKVADQINQIFHSSEEVSTVAQKAQESIIEVTTIVEETTEHAQKAVQTNEEQLKSNEYLSDLITSLNEITSILEELMEETKLVE; encoded by the coding sequence ATGGATAATATTAATGATAAAGTGAGGACAACTTCTAAGACAGTCCAATTATTAAATAACCGATCAAAAGAAATTGATGGAATTGTCAGCTTAATTACAGACATTTCATCACAGACAAATTTACTTGCTTTAAATGCAGCGATTGAAGCTGCCAGAGCTGGAGAACATGGGAAAGGGTTTGCTGTGGTAGCGGATGAAGTACGTAAATTATCGGAGCAAACAGTGGATTCTGCGGGCCAAATTGCCACCCTTGTTCATTCTATCCAGCAAGAGACAGATACATCTGTTGACTCGATGAACCATGTTATGGAAGAAGTGGAGAATGGACAACAAATTGTACGAGAAACTGGAAAGATATTTGGTGATATTCATTCATCAATTGGAAAAGTAGCGGACCAGATAAATCAAATTTTTCACTCCAGTGAAGAAGTATCTACAGTAGCTCAGAAAGCACAGGAATCTATTATAGAAGTGACTACTATTGTGGAAGAAACGACAGAGCATGCCCAAAAAGCAGTACAAACAAATGAAGAACAACTGAAATCTAATGAATATTTATCTGACTTAATTACTTCCTTAAATGAAATCACATCGATACTAGAAGAGTTAATGGAAGAGACAAAATTAGTTGAATAA